In Porites lutea chromosome 7, jaPorLute2.1, whole genome shotgun sequence, a single window of DNA contains:
- the LOC140944084 gene encoding uncharacterized protein: protein MTALQPFSNEQLNFFKFSSLVLNEFPKALRQTFKTMWDNTYGHRPGFQLWDDSTAVRNMFDSEETKSGKKTKVPVLQSYSEWDCTNLFQATIFARSFAPLASTGSFTTLSDLYVKPCAVPHGSFHACVVSPGGNMAETFALAIDQLRLLRNSLCHSTSSEMDKATFDQRVNYSRDAFQALGVSTAPIDALVSLAESDFPTNEIRKLEARIRDETRAYIKCLEDFREGLESLKQRVEVDNASKEDITRLEKKIDELKVGRDEQDNLPENSGTRPSLSRAYIPSMVPNFTGRQSEVEEIIGHVTSESTRLVSIWGSPGFGKTSVAIAVGHALQTQGLLVYWVSLRGLQSKAGLTSKILSLLKQPTIQDKKPSDQHLSLDDEICQLLSEISKQSVFILDNADDLLESGRPKVKEEVMRLLEEILRQNPRVTFVVTTRESLEFMDVHFQGHRGLRIGTLGEASAQTLIHELFPHANIADCSKIAQLCGQVPLAMKLMCSLISEDSASPRHFLDNFMTSSSESIVKMLDNQDYPTSHRLKFVFDSSFQRLPEQEQEALISLSIFPENFSTDVAAAVLGTKTAYEAKRMLQSLRRKSLIDSSSKPGAFTMHKLLQSFSREKGHTDLKETILNAKVRLNAFYVSHFQKLNEQFLTGHSLAAYVAFYEDKESIIQSLTEGCFDSKTADSVFQILVKGELFLDSLFWSDAKIFLHIYDAAIDAANLHGNEKYHRQLLSSKAFCEVTWGPTGQTNYLLSEVKEKQAASSTVSDIEKGKCLCYLGIFYLTANKSKSGVQCLKEALSSLGNCKDPESLILKLLISQILACYYKSLNDFDNASLFYCKSVHLCSAVGDWKLLTIPPAKSKAKDANNEIQVGQKSEALLNEPLEFQFAYLLSKATELFSDAKTKQYTSNLVLQMLECVEKEVIISLGLLKFHRAVVQLLWKLNSEDPVNSLWSRIKYLEKTLEQCQESLLANDEYGGNRYSQIQSETLVKCYIDLSKVYQERKNYSKALQSNRRALDIATRFFGEEHESTADSYRQLGIIQNNMHDYSAALQSKQRALAIHLKLFGEDHESTADSYRQLGVTQNNMHDYSVALKSKQHALVIHLKLFGEDHESTADSYREIGVTQNNMNDYSAALQSKQRALAIHLKLFGEDHESTADSYRQLGVTQNNMHDYSAALQSKQRALTIHLKLFGEDHESTADSYRELGATQYNMHDYSAAIQSHQHALAIRIKLFGEEHAKTVDSYRCLKFTQKAQREKNKKNKGERPTCRPF from the exons ATGACAGCATTACAGCCGTTTAGCAACGAGCAATTAAATTTCTTTAAGTTCTCGTCCTTAGTATTAAATGAATTCCCCAAAGCCTTACGGCAGACTTTTAAAACCATGTGGGATAACACCTATGGACATCGCCCTGGTTTCCAGCTCTGGGATGATTCCACTGCAGTCAGAAATATGTTCGACtctgaagaaacaaaaagtgGCAAGAAGACTAAAGTTCCTGTTCTCCAGTCTTATAGCGAATGGGATTGTactaacctgttccaggctacTATATTTGCGCGGTCCTTTGCCCCATTAGCCAGTACAGGCTCCTTCACCACACTAAGTGATTTGTACGTGAAGCCCTGTGCAGTACCTCATGGTAGTTTCCACGCATGTGTGGTCAGCCCGGGTGGAAACATGGCTGAGACCTTTGCACTTGCGATTGATCAGCTTCGTCTTCTCAGAAATTCGCTTTGTCACTCCACCAGTAGTGAGATGGACAAAGCGACGTTTGACCAGCGCGTGAATTACTCCAGAGATGCGTTTCAAGCCCTTGGTGTCTCGACAGCACCAATTGACGCACTTGTCAGTTTGGCCGAGTCAGACTTTCCCACAAATGAAATTCGAAAATTGGAAGCAAGAATCCGAGACGAGACTCGGGCGTACATCAAATGTCTCGAGGACTTCAGAGAAGGTCTGGAGAGTTTAAAGCAACGAGTCGAAGTGGATAATGCCAGCAAAGAGGACATTACTAGGCTGGAAAAAAAGATTGATGAATTGAAAGTAGGAAGAGACGAACAAGATAACCTACCCGAAAATTCAG GTACGAGACCATCGCTCTCAAGAGCCTACATTCCTTCAATGGTTCCTAATTTCACTGGGCGACAGAGCGAAGTTGAAGAGATCATCGGACATGTCACTTCCGAATCCACGCGACTTGTGTCTATCTGGGGTTCACCTGGATTCGGAAAAACGTCGGTTGCAATTGCAGTGGGACACGCTCTTCAGACTCAAGGGCTGCTTGTGTACTGGGTTTCATTGAGAGGACTTCAGTCAAAGGCGGGTCTGACTTCAAAGATTCTTAGTCTTCTAAAGCAGCCAACCATTCAAGATAAAAAACCGTCCGATCAGCATCTATCCCTAGATGATGAGATTTGCCAACTTCTCAGTGAAATATCAAAACAATCTGTATTTATCCTAGATAATGCTGATGATTTGTTAGAAAGTGGTCGACCAAAAGTGAAGGAAGAAGTCATGCGACTTCTTGAAGAAATTTTGAGGCAAAATCCAAGGGTGACATTTGTTGTAACCACAAGAGAGTCCCTTGAGTTTATGGACGTCCACTTTCAAGGCCATCGAGGTTTAAGAATAGGAACATTGGGTGAAGCCTCTGCTCAAACGCTAATTCATGAGTTATTTCCACATGCGAACATTGCAGACTGCAGCAAAATCGCACAACTCTGCGGACAAGTTCCTTTAGCCATGAAATTAATGTGTTCTTTGATATCTGAAGACAGTGCTTCACCGCGCCATTTTCTGGATAATTTCATGACATCTTCCTCAGAAAGTATTGTTAAAATGTTGGACAATCAGGATTATCCGACCAGTCATCGATTAAAGTTCGTCTTTGATTCCTCATTCCAGAGACTTCCTGAGCAAGAACAAGAAGCACTAATTTCTTTAAGCATTTTCCCCGAAAATTTCAGTACAGACGTCGCGGCAGCCGTTTTAGGTACGAAAACCGCTTACGAAGCCAAAAGAATGTTACAAAGTCTTCGGAGGAAGTCTCTGATTGATTCAAGCTCTAAACCCGGGGCTTTCACGATGCACAAACTCTTGCAATCATTTTCAAGAGAGAAAGGACACACCGATTTGAAAGAGACAATTCTCAACGCAAAAGTTCGTTTGAATGCATTCTATGTCTCACACTTTCAAAAGCTAAATGAACAATTTCTCACTGGGCATTCCTTGGCTGCATATGTTGCATTCTATGAGGATAAAGAGAGCATTATTCAAAGCCTAACAGAGGGATGCTTTGATTCCAAAACAGCTGACAGCGTCTTTCAAATTTTGGTCAAAGGGGAGTTGTTTCTTGACTCGCTTTTTTGGAGTGACGCGAAAATTTTTCTTCACATATACGACGCTGCCATAGACGCAGCCAATCTGCATGGGAACGAAAAATACCACAGACAGCTACTTTCATCAAAAGCTTTTTGTGAGGTAACCTGGGGGCCAACAGGACAGACAAATTATCTTCTCtctgaagtaaaagaaaagcaagCAGCATCATCCACTGTTTCTGACATAGAAAAAGGCAAATGCTTGTGCTATTTAGGAATTTTTTACCTTACAGCAAATAAATCGAAGAGCGGAGTCCAGTGCTTAAAGGAGGCACTTTCATCACTGGGAAATTGCAAGGACCCAGAGTCGTTAATTCTAAAGCTTCTTATTTCTCAGATCCTGGCGTGTTATTATAAGTCCTTAAATGACTTCGACAATGCGAGTCTTTTCTATTGCAAATCAGTACATTTGTGTTCTGCAGTGGGAGATTGGAAGCTTCTTACTATTCCGCCAGcgaaaagcaaagcaaaggaCGCCAACAATGAAATTCAAGTTGGACAGAAATCAGAAGCCTTGCTCAATGAACCGCTTGAATTCCAATTTGCCTATCTCTTAAGCAAAGCTACAGAGCTTTTCTCCGACGCTAAAACCAAGCAATATACAAGCAACTTGGTTCTTCAAATGCTAGAGTGTGTCGAAAAAGAAGTTATAATTTCACTTGGCTTGCTAAAGTTCCATAGAGCGGTGGTACAACTGTTGTGGAAGTTAAACAGTGAAGACCCTGTGAATTCTCTTTGGTCAAGAATCAAATATCTTGAAAAAACACTCGAACAATGCCAAGAAAGTCTCCTTGCCAATGATGAATATGGCGGTAACCGTTACAGTCAAATACAAAGTGAAACGCTTGTGAAGTGCTACATAGACCTGAGCAAAGTTTaccaggaaagaaaaaattactcaaAGGCACTACAGTCAAACCGGCGAGCGCTTGACATAGCAACAAGGTTCtttggagaagaacacgaaagcactgctgacagctacaggcaactcggtataatacaaaacaacatgcatgactacagcgcagctctacaatccAAGCAGCGTGCGTTAGCTATCCatcttaaactatttggagaggaccatgaaagcactgctgacagctataGGCAACTtggtgtaacacaaaacaacatgcatgactacagcgTAGCTCTAAAATCCAAGCAGCATGCATTAGTTATTCatcttaaactatttggagaggaccaTGAAAGCACCGCTGACAGCTACAGAGAAatcggtgtaacacaaaacaacatgaatgactacagcgcagctctacaatccAAGCAGCGTGCATTAGCTATCCatcttaaactatttggagaggaccatgaaagcactgctgacagctacaggcaactaggtgtaacacaaaacaacatgcatgactacagcgcagctctacaatcgAAGCAGCGTGCATTAACTATTCatcttaaactatttggagaggaccaCGAAAGCACTGCTGATAGCTACAGGGAACTCGGTGCAACACAAtacaacatgcatgactacagcgcagctatacaatctcaccagcatgctttagctatccgtattaaactatttggagaagaacatgcaAAAACTGTTGACAGCTACAGGTGCCTAAAGTTCACTCAAAAAGCGCAAcgcgaaaaaaacaagaagaacaaaGGGGAAAGACCGACCTGTAGACCTTTTTGA
- the LOC140944472 gene encoding uncharacterized protein, with amino-acid sequence MYDPIGPARPVTLEGKIVYRDICKEKTAWDGEIPLQIAKKWSKWENNLPDQVEVPRSLAVAGEEIREITLHAFGDASGQGLAAAVYVVVQQHSVVTQVLVAAKARLVKEGLTIPRLELVAGHVAAKLLTNVRDAQIGFPVKSLYACLDSSVGLHWIRECGEYKQFLSNRVRKFREKTEITWRHVPSQENPSDFASRGGLVKEDNSLWWNGPTWLKEQDSWLPDIITIASPESNAEAKAAKQIFALAVESNDVMDELLLRSSLWRTLRVGGWVAQFLRYSKSPRNQRIKGQLTTEEINKQRLFWEKKTQKQWEGSDQSQEEQLRLNRQPNRKGGLECRGRIQGNYPVYLPDSALYTLKFVQHAHEITLHGVEGLTMAKERGSHWIPRLRKLAIVKRVIKQCYRCKRFQVTAFANPPQGNLPRDRTEGNSPFQVVGVDYAGPIKYRRSGERAIVL; translated from the coding sequence ATGTACGACCCCATCGGTCCTGCTCGACCCGTAACACTAGAAGGAAAGATTGTGTATCGCGATATATGCAAGGAAAAGACCGCCTGGGACGGAGAGATTCCATTACAAATCGCAAAGAAGTGGAGCAAGTGGGAAAATAACCTGCCTGATCAAGTTGAAGTGCCCAGGTCCTTAGCTGTAGCCGGAGAAGAAATCCGTGAAATTACTCTTCATGCCTTTGGCGATGCAAGTGGACAGGGATTAGCAGCAGCTGTTTATGTAGTGGTCCAGCAACATTCAGTGGTGACGCAGGTACTCGTCGCAGCGAAGGCACGTCTCGTCAAAGAAGGTCTTACTATCCCCAGACTTGAGTTAGTGGCTGGTCATGTGGCGGCTAAATTGCTAACTAATGTACGAGATGCGCAGATCGGGTTTCCAGTCAAGTCCTTGTACGCATGTCTAGACAGTAGTGTCGGCCTACACTGGATAAGGGAGTGCGGGGAATACAAGCAGTTTCTCAGCAACCGCGTCCGCAAGTTCAGAGAGAAAACTGAAATCACATGGAGGCATGTACCGAGCCAAGAAAACCCTTCAGACTTCGCAAGTAGAGGAGGACTAGTGAAGGAAGATAACTCTTTGTGGTGGAATGGTCCGACATGGTTGAAGGAACAAGACAGTTGGCTACCGGACATCATAACGATTGCAAGCCCAGAATCTAACGCAGAAGCGAAAGCCGCCAAGCAGATTTTTGCCTTAGCAGTAGAAAGCAACGATGTTATGGACGAACTGTTACTAAGATCATCCCTTTGGCGCACATTGAGAGTGGGGGGATGGGTCGCACAATTCCTGCGCTACAGCAAATCCCCAAGAAATCAGAGAATCAAAGGCCAATTGACTACCGAGGAAATTAACAAGCAGAGGTTGTTCTGGGAGAAGAAGACTCAAAAACAGTGGGAGGGATCTGATCAATCCCAGGAAGAACAGTTAAGACTTAACCGGCAGCCAAACCGAAAAGGGGGTCTCGAGTGCCGTGGAAGAATCCAAGGAAACTATCCCGTCTATCTCCCCGACAGTGCTCTCTACACTCTGAAGTTCGTACAACACGCTCATGAGATTACTCTTCACGGGGTAGAAGGACTAACCATGGCCAAAGAGCGAGGCTCTCATTGGATACCAAGGTTGCGCAAGCTTGCAATTGTTAAACGAGTAATCAAGCAATGTTACAGATGCAAACGGTTTCAGGTCACTGCGTTCGCCAATCCTCCTCAAGGAAATTTACCTCGTGACCGAACAGAAGGAAATTCACCCTTTCAAGTTGTTGGTGTTGACTACGCCGGTCCCATCAAGTACCGCAGAAGCGGTGAGCGAGCCATTGTACTGTGA